In Acropora muricata isolate sample 2 chromosome 11, ASM3666990v1, whole genome shotgun sequence, one DNA window encodes the following:
- the LOC136890628 gene encoding uncharacterized protein: MIVKCDSDSTAFILHCTFTSVFCLRHECRKLKATVLMILAISDMMAALCRTFAYVVFQNGMWSDFTCLCRHPQMLLQIGASFLNLALIAINAKVSKKSQVTGCQSYTHLVLFNGLSFMLAASATNVASGVLYNAGETLAAEYTQGVTFLMSMYRIIFLSLDSLYYACTEEEDDEQEAFRDKQGSGKHITIQM, translated from the exons atgATTGTTAAATGCGACTCAGACAGCACGGCTTTCATTCTTCACTGCACTTTTACCAGCGTGTTTTGCCTTCGACATGAATGCCGCAAACTCAAGGCCACCGTCTTAATGATTCTAGCGATTAGTGACATGATGGCTGCATTATGTCGAACGTTCGCTTATGTTGTTTTCCAGAACGGAATGTGGTCTGATTTCACTTGCCTATGCAGACATCCCCAAATGTTGCTTCAAATAG GTGCCTCGTTTTTAAACTTGGCGCTCATTGCAATCAACGCAAAAGTGTCTAAGAAATCCCAGGTAACCGGGTGTCAATCCTACACCCATCTCGTCCTCTTCAATGGACTTTCATTCATGCTGGCAGCTTCAGCAACGAACGTCGCATCAGGTGTCTTGTACAACGCTGGAGAGACGCTGGCGGCAGAATACACGCAAGGCGTTACGTTTCTTATGAGCATGTATCGAATAATCTTTTTGTCACTGGATTCTTTGTACTACGCATGCACCGAAGAAGAGGACGATGAACAAGAAGCATTTAGGGATAAACAGGGATCAGGAAAACACATTACGATACAAATGTAA